From Phycodurus eques isolate BA_2022a chromosome 13, UOR_Pequ_1.1, whole genome shotgun sequence, a single genomic window includes:
- the LOC133412109 gene encoding midnolin-like isoform X1: protein MRLFVGSSSIGGPLELVVPRGETVDGLRTRLSRQLNMHTDRIVLLHKDKQLTAGKLLEQGVADGSRLTLQVPAAVEAGLSVSLKKKKTHTHTQRKHVSTLFLVALGFIIIWVNHFPLQRSSARAERIVDVLERLADCEISDFLSGRSPLAIKLGMGAHTMHVQLQLSPQDVAKLQLEKAPEAISSPPTKVNMGQSASSCSPTRTFTTSAASSPPTANSAGSMQFEPQAVPCMDCHRRATSHHSRPHATLLTPSFHATCPLPATTPVCYNDSIAASQSPLPASTFKECFHSSTVERIKQPGAVIESFVKHSQGVFSGTFSGTLAPCSQSGVSRRARSIVIILKILDDLLRAASNHQGAPSSLCPALDPPAQEHKHKQNTNPASEAPAEEAQQFLTNSEENQTLHCKLKHLQSLMVRRRHHRRTRKGSQFSRPAHPYQRHHRF from the exons ATGCGTCTGTTCGTCGGCTCCAGCTCCATCGGCGGCCCGCTGGAGCTCGTCGTCCCCAGAGGAGAGACCGTAGACGGGCTGAGGACTCGCCTCTCTCGTCAACTCAACATGCACACGGACAGAATAGTCCTCCTGCACAAAGACAA GCAGTTGACTGCAGGGAAACTACTGGAGCAGGGAGTAgcagatggcagcagactgaccTTACAGGTGCCTGCGGCAGTCGAAGCTGGTTTAtctgtaagtttaaaaaaaaaaaaaacacacacacacacacagagaaaacaTGTCAGCACATTATTTTTGGTGGCACTTGGGTTCATCATCATTTGGGTTAATCATTTTCCTCTGCAGCGTTCTAGTGCCAGAGCCGAGAGGATTGTGGACGTTTTGGAGAGGCTAGCAGACTGTGag ATCAGTGACTTCCTGTCCGGTCGTTCGCCTTTAGCCATTAAACTGGGTATGGGGGCCCACACAATGCACGTGCAGCTCCAGCTGTCCCCTCAGGATGTGGCTAAACTACAGCTGGAGAAAGCCCCAGAAGCTATTAGCAGCCCACCCACAAAGGTCAACATGGGCCAGTCTGCTTCAAGCTGCTCCCCCACTCGCACATTCACGACTTCAGCAGCTTCTTCTCCCCCAACCGCAAACTCTGCCGGCTCTATGCAATTTGAGCCCCAAGCTGTTCCTTGTATGGACTGCCACCGCCGAGCAACTTCTCATCACTCACGTCCACACGCAACTCTTTTAACGCCTTCCTTCCATGCCACTTGCCCACTACCAGCGACTACACCGGTCTGTTACAATGACTCCATTGCTGCATCTCAGAGTCCATTACCAGCCTCCACCTTCAAAGAG TGTTTTCACTCCTCCACTGTTGAACGGATCAAGCAACCAGGCGCAGTGATAGAAAGTTTTGTGAAACATTCTCAAGGAGTATTCTCTGGAACTTTCTCTG GCACTTTGGCTCCGTGCAGTCAGAGCGGCGTCAGCCGTCGAGCCCGCAGCATCGTCATTATTCTGAAGATCCTCGATGACCTCCTTAGAGCTGCCTCAAACCACCAAGGGGCTCCGTCTTCCCTTTGTCCGGCTTTGGACCCTCCAGCACAGGAGCACAAGCACAAACAGAATACCAACCCCGCCAGTGAGGCTCCAG CTGAAGAGGCTCAGCAATTCCTCACAAACTCCGAAGAGAATCAGACGTTGCACTGCAAGCTAAAGCACTTGCAGTCTCTAATGGTCAGGCGACGTCATCACAGGCGAACTCGCAAAGGTTCCCAATTTTCACGACCAGCTCACCCTTATCAGCGTCACCATCGTTTCTGA
- the LOC133412109 gene encoding midnolin-like isoform X3, with the protein MRLFVGSSSIGGPLELVVPRGETVDGLRTRLSRQLNMHTDRIVLLHKDKQLTAGKLLEQGVADGSRLTLQVPAAVEAGLSRSSARAERIVDVLERLADCEISDFLSGRSPLAIKLGMGAHTMHVQLQLSPQDVAKLQLEKAPEAISSPPTKVNMGQSASSCSPTRTFTTSAASSPPTANSAGSMQFEPQAVPCMDCHRRATSHHSRPHATLLTPSFHATCPLPATTPVCYNDSIAASQSPLPASTFKECFHSSTVERIKQPGAVIESFVKHSQGVFSGTFSGTLAPCSQSGVSRRARSIVIILKILDDLLRAASNHQGAPSSLCPALDPPAQEHKHKQNTNPASEAPAEEAQQFLTNSEENQTLHCKLKHLQSLMVRRRHHRRTRKGSQFSRPAHPYQRHHRF; encoded by the exons ATGCGTCTGTTCGTCGGCTCCAGCTCCATCGGCGGCCCGCTGGAGCTCGTCGTCCCCAGAGGAGAGACCGTAGACGGGCTGAGGACTCGCCTCTCTCGTCAACTCAACATGCACACGGACAGAATAGTCCTCCTGCACAAAGACAA GCAGTTGACTGCAGGGAAACTACTGGAGCAGGGAGTAgcagatggcagcagactgaccTTACAGGTGCCTGCGGCAGTCGAAGCTGGTTTAtct CGTTCTAGTGCCAGAGCCGAGAGGATTGTGGACGTTTTGGAGAGGCTAGCAGACTGTGag ATCAGTGACTTCCTGTCCGGTCGTTCGCCTTTAGCCATTAAACTGGGTATGGGGGCCCACACAATGCACGTGCAGCTCCAGCTGTCCCCTCAGGATGTGGCTAAACTACAGCTGGAGAAAGCCCCAGAAGCTATTAGCAGCCCACCCACAAAGGTCAACATGGGCCAGTCTGCTTCAAGCTGCTCCCCCACTCGCACATTCACGACTTCAGCAGCTTCTTCTCCCCCAACCGCAAACTCTGCCGGCTCTATGCAATTTGAGCCCCAAGCTGTTCCTTGTATGGACTGCCACCGCCGAGCAACTTCTCATCACTCACGTCCACACGCAACTCTTTTAACGCCTTCCTTCCATGCCACTTGCCCACTACCAGCGACTACACCGGTCTGTTACAATGACTCCATTGCTGCATCTCAGAGTCCATTACCAGCCTCCACCTTCAAAGAG TGTTTTCACTCCTCCACTGTTGAACGGATCAAGCAACCAGGCGCAGTGATAGAAAGTTTTGTGAAACATTCTCAAGGAGTATTCTCTGGAACTTTCTCTG GCACTTTGGCTCCGTGCAGTCAGAGCGGCGTCAGCCGTCGAGCCCGCAGCATCGTCATTATTCTGAAGATCCTCGATGACCTCCTTAGAGCTGCCTCAAACCACCAAGGGGCTCCGTCTTCCCTTTGTCCGGCTTTGGACCCTCCAGCACAGGAGCACAAGCACAAACAGAATACCAACCCCGCCAGTGAGGCTCCAG CTGAAGAGGCTCAGCAATTCCTCACAAACTCCGAAGAGAATCAGACGTTGCACTGCAAGCTAAAGCACTTGCAGTCTCTAATGGTCAGGCGACGTCATCACAGGCGAACTCGCAAAGGTTCCCAATTTTCACGACCAGCTCACCCTTATCAGCGTCACCATCGTTTCTGA
- the LOC133412109 gene encoding midnolin-like isoform X2, translating into MRLFVGSSSIGGPLELVVPRGETVDGLRTRLSRQLNMHTDRIVLLHKDKQLTAGKLLEQGVADGSRLTLQVPAAVEAGLSVSLKKKKTHTHTQRKHVSTLFLVALGFIIIWVNHFPLQRSSARAERIVDVLERLADCEISDFLSGRSPLAIKLGMGAHTMHVQLQLSPQDVAKLQLEKAPEAISSPPTKVNMGQSASSCSPTRTFTTSAASSPPTANSAGSMQFEPQAVPSTTPVCYNDSIAASQSPLPASTFKECFHSSTVERIKQPGAVIESFVKHSQGVFSGTFSGTLAPCSQSGVSRRARSIVIILKILDDLLRAASNHQGAPSSLCPALDPPAQEHKHKQNTNPASEAPAEEAQQFLTNSEENQTLHCKLKHLQSLMVRRRHHRRTRKGSQFSRPAHPYQRHHRF; encoded by the exons ATGCGTCTGTTCGTCGGCTCCAGCTCCATCGGCGGCCCGCTGGAGCTCGTCGTCCCCAGAGGAGAGACCGTAGACGGGCTGAGGACTCGCCTCTCTCGTCAACTCAACATGCACACGGACAGAATAGTCCTCCTGCACAAAGACAA GCAGTTGACTGCAGGGAAACTACTGGAGCAGGGAGTAgcagatggcagcagactgaccTTACAGGTGCCTGCGGCAGTCGAAGCTGGTTTAtctgtaagtttaaaaaaaaaaaaaacacacacacacacacagagaaaacaTGTCAGCACATTATTTTTGGTGGCACTTGGGTTCATCATCATTTGGGTTAATCATTTTCCTCTGCAGCGTTCTAGTGCCAGAGCCGAGAGGATTGTGGACGTTTTGGAGAGGCTAGCAGACTGTGag ATCAGTGACTTCCTGTCCGGTCGTTCGCCTTTAGCCATTAAACTGGGTATGGGGGCCCACACAATGCACGTGCAGCTCCAGCTGTCCCCTCAGGATGTGGCTAAACTACAGCTGGAGAAAGCCCCAGAAGCTATTAGCAGCCCACCCACAAAGGTCAACATGGGCCAGTCTGCTTCAAGCTGCTCCCCCACTCGCACATTCACGACTTCAGCAGCTTCTTCTCCCCCAACCGCAAACTCTGCCGGCTCTATGCAATTTGAGCCCCAAGCTGTTCCTT CGACTACACCGGTCTGTTACAATGACTCCATTGCTGCATCTCAGAGTCCATTACCAGCCTCCACCTTCAAAGAG TGTTTTCACTCCTCCACTGTTGAACGGATCAAGCAACCAGGCGCAGTGATAGAAAGTTTTGTGAAACATTCTCAAGGAGTATTCTCTGGAACTTTCTCTG GCACTTTGGCTCCGTGCAGTCAGAGCGGCGTCAGCCGTCGAGCCCGCAGCATCGTCATTATTCTGAAGATCCTCGATGACCTCCTTAGAGCTGCCTCAAACCACCAAGGGGCTCCGTCTTCCCTTTGTCCGGCTTTGGACCCTCCAGCACAGGAGCACAAGCACAAACAGAATACCAACCCCGCCAGTGAGGCTCCAG CTGAAGAGGCTCAGCAATTCCTCACAAACTCCGAAGAGAATCAGACGTTGCACTGCAAGCTAAAGCACTTGCAGTCTCTAATGGTCAGGCGACGTCATCACAGGCGAACTCGCAAAGGTTCCCAATTTTCACGACCAGCTCACCCTTATCAGCGTCACCATCGTTTCTGA
- the ndufa13 gene encoding NADH dehydrogenase [ubiquinone] 1 alpha subcomplex subunit 13 yields MAGSKVKQDMPPPGGYATFDYKRNLPKRGLSGYSMFGIGIGVMIFGYWRIFKWNRERRRLQIEEMEARIAMMPLMQAEQDRRNLRLLRENLEEEAILMKDVLGWKVGESVYHTERWVAPLSEELFNLRPREELLHKRFGFLWYV; encoded by the exons ATGGCGGGCTCCAAGGTGAAGCAGGACATGCCTCCTCCGGGAGGTTATGCCACCTTCGACTACAAGAGAAATCTCCCCAAAAGAGGACTCTCGG GTTATAGCATGTTCGGCATTGGCATCGGCGTCATGATCTTCGGCTACTGGAGAATTTTCAAGTGGAACCGGGAGAGGAG GCGCTTGCAGATTGAGGAGATGGAAGCCAGGATAGCTATGATGCCGTTAATGCAGGCGGAGCAAGACCGCAG GAACTTGCGGCTGTTGAGGGAAAATTTAGAAGAGGAAGCAATTCTTATGAAGGACGTTCTAGGgtggaag GTGGGCGAGAGTGTCTATCACACGGAGCGCTGGGTGGCTCCTCTCTCTGAGGAGCTCTTCAACCTTAGGCCACGGGAAGAGCTTTTACACAAGcgctttggctttttgtggtaTGTGTAA
- the cirbpa gene encoding cold inducible RNA binding protein a, producing MSDEGKLFVGGLNFTTTEDSLASAFGKYGTIEKVDVIREKESGRSRGFGFVKYENVEDAKDALEAMNGKTLDGRSIRVDEAGKGGRSRGGFCSTGQRGGGGGRFGTSRGRGGGGYNGDRSYGSDRGYSDRSFSGGDRSFSSGGSYRTGSYSGGYRDNRGQSGYGGDRSTSYRDGYDNYAAND from the exons ATGTCGGACGAGGGAAAGTTGTTCGTTGGCGGTTTGAACTTCACCACGACCGAGGATTCCTTGGCGTCGGCCTTCGGCAAATATGGAACCATCGAAAAGG TGGATGTGATCAGAGAGAAAGAGTCGGGAAGGTCCCGTGGGTTTGGTTTCGTGAAATACGAAAATGTGGAGGACGCTAAGGATGCACTGGAGGCCATGAATGGAAAG ACTCTGGATGGCCGGTCTATTCGTGTGGACGAAGCAGGAAAAGGTGGTCGCTCCAGGGGAGGATTCTGCTCCACTGGCCAGCGTGGGGGTGGCGGAGGCCGATTTGGAACCTCCAGAGGCAGAG gtggtGGTGGTTACAACGGTGATAGGAGTTACGGCAGCGACAGGGGTTACAGTGACAGGAGCTTCAGCGGTGGAGACCGGAGCTTTAGCAGTGGTGGTAGCTACAGGACCGGAAGCTACTCAGGCGGCTACAGAGACAATAG GGGACAAAGTGGCTACGGCGGCGACCGTTCCACCTCATACCGCGATGGATACGACAACTATG CTGCAAACGACTAA